A single genomic interval of Terriglobales bacterium harbors:
- the cmk gene encoding (d)CMP kinase, translating to MSAARRLVIAIDGPAGSGKSTVAARLARELGYVNIESGAMYRALALQAIERDVSFDDERALVALAADSQIALEPTLAGNRVLLDGQDVSERVREADVTEAASRVSVHPAVREWMVERQRELGARGGVVMEGRDIGTKVFPGAEVKIFLDADPSVRGERRFRQQGAAEKSEAVLKELRERDRRDRTRAVSPLVPAQDAVVIDSTNLSIEQVLARIGEVIARKLG from the coding sequence ATGAGCGCGGCGCGCAGGCTGGTGATCGCCATCGACGGCCCCGCCGGCTCGGGCAAAAGCACGGTGGCGGCGCGCCTGGCGCGCGAGCTGGGCTACGTCAACATCGAGAGCGGGGCCATGTATCGGGCGCTGGCGCTCCAAGCTATCGAGCGAGATGTCTCCTTCGACGACGAGCGCGCGCTGGTGGCGCTGGCGGCGGATTCCCAGATCGCGCTCGAACCCACGCTGGCGGGCAACCGCGTGCTGCTGGATGGGCAGGACGTCTCGGAGCGGGTGCGCGAGGCGGACGTGACCGAGGCGGCTTCGCGCGTCAGCGTGCATCCCGCGGTGCGGGAGTGGATGGTGGAGCGTCAGCGCGAGTTGGGCGCCCGAGGCGGCGTGGTCATGGAGGGCCGCGACATCGGCACCAAGGTCTTTCCCGGAGCTGAGGTGAAGATCTTCCTCGACGCCGACCCTTCCGTGCGCGGGGAGCGGCGCTTCCGGCAGCAGGGCGCGGCGGAAAAGTCGGAGGCGGTGCTGAAGGAACTGCGGGAGCGCGACCGGCGCGACCGCACGCGCGCGGTCTCGCCGCTGGTGCCGGCCCAGGACGCGGTGGTGATCGACTCCACCAACCTGAGCATCGAGCAGGTGCTGGCGCGCATCGGCGAAGTCATCGCGCGCAAGCTCGGCTGA
- the mutL gene encoding DNA mismatch repair endonuclease MutL, whose amino-acid sequence MGKIHVLPEHVANKIAAGEVVERPASVVKELLENALDAGARRVRVQVEAGGKKLIQVTDDGSGMVRDDAMLAFERHSTSKIKDAEDLLSVATLGFRGEALPSIAAVSRLRLETRAAEDKGGTVLEIAGGKILKIEEAGLPAGTAITVRDLFFNTPARKKFLKAESTELSHIASLVTHYALAHPEMHFELHSASNAMLVAPPVATSAERIYQVFGKETLDQLLPVAAHMPLERVGLPQPPPWVIERRKQRGEEYEAPTPGEMRLSGFASRPEIQKLNRSSIYVFVNRRLIRDRLVQHALSEAYRNILPPTVFPVVLLFLEMPVGEVDVNVHPSKTEVRFRQSQAVHDFVRESVRAALVKARPVPQFTSEIRAQPTASQALTPGARWSSLGAQAEAMAPHEGGFALRPPSAPAINQSIPFEGGIPVEANAAIPVATLPQRPMLSPDDGCAAPIAEEEMDGETPPLATLKPLGQIRESFILAVNGQGLWIVDQHVAHERVLFERVLRQRAAERVESQRLLLPLVIELTPAQQAIFTEIADELRRNGFELEPFGSRTVAVKTAPAGVDASEIESMLTELLDHWEREEQATNLEKARGRIAASIACHAAIKVNTPLTQDKMEWLLRELARTECPMSCPHGRPVVLRYSLRDIQRAFKRI is encoded by the coding sequence ATGGGTAAGATCCATGTCTTACCCGAACATGTGGCCAACAAGATCGCCGCGGGCGAGGTGGTGGAGCGCCCCGCGTCGGTGGTCAAAGAACTGCTCGAGAACGCGTTGGACGCGGGGGCGCGCCGCGTCCGCGTGCAGGTGGAAGCCGGCGGGAAGAAGCTCATCCAGGTCACCGACGACGGTAGCGGCATGGTGCGCGACGATGCCATGCTGGCCTTCGAGCGCCACTCCACCTCCAAGATCAAGGACGCCGAGGACCTGCTAAGCGTGGCCACGCTGGGCTTCCGCGGCGAGGCATTGCCTTCGATCGCGGCGGTGTCGCGATTGAGACTGGAGACCCGCGCCGCCGAAGACAAGGGCGGCACCGTCCTGGAGATCGCCGGCGGAAAGATCCTGAAGATCGAAGAGGCGGGGCTGCCGGCGGGCACGGCCATCACCGTGCGCGATCTCTTCTTCAATACTCCGGCGCGCAAGAAGTTCCTGAAGGCGGAGTCTACCGAGCTCTCGCACATCGCCTCGCTGGTGACCCACTACGCGCTGGCGCACCCCGAGATGCACTTCGAACTGCACTCCGCCAGCAACGCCATGCTGGTGGCGCCGCCGGTGGCGACCTCGGCGGAGCGCATCTACCAGGTCTTCGGCAAGGAGACGCTCGACCAGCTTCTGCCGGTGGCGGCGCATATGCCGCTGGAGCGCGTAGGGCTGCCGCAGCCGCCGCCCTGGGTGATCGAGCGGCGCAAGCAGCGCGGCGAGGAATACGAAGCGCCCACGCCCGGCGAGATGCGGCTGAGCGGCTTCGCCTCGCGGCCCGAGATCCAGAAGCTGAACCGCAGTTCCATCTACGTCTTCGTGAACCGGCGGCTGATCCGCGACCGCTTGGTGCAGCACGCGCTCTCCGAGGCCTACCGCAACATCCTGCCGCCCACCGTCTTCCCCGTGGTGCTGCTTTTCCTGGAGATGCCGGTGGGCGAGGTGGACGTGAACGTGCATCCTTCCAAGACCGAGGTGCGCTTCCGGCAGTCGCAGGCGGTGCACGACTTCGTGCGCGAGTCGGTGCGCGCGGCCCTGGTGAAAGCGCGCCCGGTGCCGCAGTTCACCTCGGAGATCCGGGCGCAGCCCACGGCCTCGCAGGCGCTTACTCCGGGCGCGCGCTGGAGCTCCCTGGGAGCGCAGGCGGAGGCGATGGCGCCCCATGAAGGAGGATTCGCGCTGCGGCCGCCGAGCGCGCCCGCCATCAACCAGAGCATTCCCTTCGAGGGTGGGATCCCGGTGGAAGCGAACGCGGCCATCCCGGTGGCGACGCTGCCGCAGCGTCCCATGCTGAGCCCGGACGACGGCTGCGCCGCGCCCATCGCGGAAGAGGAGATGGACGGCGAGACGCCGCCGCTGGCGACGCTGAAGCCGCTGGGACAGATCCGCGAGTCGTTCATCCTGGCGGTGAACGGGCAGGGGCTGTGGATCGTGGACCAGCACGTGGCCCACGAGCGCGTGCTCTTCGAGCGGGTGCTGCGGCAGCGCGCCGCCGAGCGGGTGGAGAGCCAGCGCCTGCTGCTGCCGTTGGTGATCGAGCTGACCCCGGCGCAGCAGGCCATCTTCACCGAGATCGCCGACGAACTGCGGCGCAACGGCTTCGAATTGGAGCCCTTCGGGTCGCGCACGGTGGCGGTGAAGACCGCGCCCGCGGGCGTGGATGCGAGCGAGATCGAGAGCATGCTCACCGAGCTGCTCGACCACTGGGAGCGCGAGGAGCAGGCCACCAACCTGGAGAAGGCGCGCGGGCGCATCGCGGCCTCGATCGCATGCCACGCGGCCATCAAGGTGAATACGCCGCTGACGCAGGACAAGATGGAGTGGCTGCTGCGCGAGCTGGCCAGGACCGAGTGCCCCATGTCTTGCCCGCACGGCAGGCCGGTCGTCTTGCGCTATTCTCTACGGGACATCCAAAGAGCCTTCAAGCGGATCTGA